The following proteins are encoded in a genomic region of Gossypium hirsutum isolate 1008001.06 chromosome D05, Gossypium_hirsutum_v2.1, whole genome shotgun sequence:
- the LOC107907228 gene encoding probable ADP-ribosylation factor GTPase-activating protein AGD14 isoform X1: MAGRVKEDEKNERIIRGLLKQPENRRCINCNSLGPQYVCTNFWTFICTTCSGIHREFTHRVKSVSMAKFTSQEVSALQEGGNQRAKEIFFEEWDPQHNSLPKSSNVERLRDFIKHVYVDGRYSGGRSNDKPPQGKTGDKEDFFENRRTDGYQGGSRSPQYEDTHERQYSERSSPGGTSDDRNSRYGYDERQSPGYNPENRKYAEYVRSPARPEIVNDWRREDRFSNGRKFEDRKISNGDPKLEGRSPERQKDLESSSPPVVRPIREILGENVIPLRINDPPNTNGGRTGDGPRAQQRTASSSSLGSTSGNPAEVKLETTGSLIDFDADPEPPVASAVPQTQQTTMTQSIVQPASSTNENNWASFDFAPQTNVSQAPPSVNTLESVLSQLSVPTSVPGHLSGPSSGVGDQVGAPVGNVNVAPLGGNSNVAFTGQINALPFGTTAPATALASNFSTVPPTGAFTATPGLTPTMPVSSGSQDDVNNAGQWPNMQQQQTSFFSAADSLSTTHQFMPLGAGATANQPWNLAVSQHTQGPLSAPAVAQTPQAASKVVPDVTSTVVSQPPSEAKATGRQELPADLFTATYPSYPAAAQGWQTGPPRGMGFTMQYNTAVPMTAFPQSSRSVNPFDLGGEGPPVQTQTFPSMVSLQGALPIMPRPGLVHTSNLSPPSSAWMPPQSLPYASRPPYPGAQLPSNLPPSSHQNGGIGNEASFGFVNTDQQMGGRFSAAPTPQPFRSVGWGNPFG, from the exons ATGGCGGGTCGAGTGAAGGAAGACGAGAAAAATGAGCGAATTATTCGGGGTCTTCTCAAACAACCTGAGAATCGTAGATGTATTAATTGCAACAGTTTG GGGCCTCAATATGTCTGCACAAATTTCTGGACATTTATTTGCACCACCTGTAGTGGAATACA CCGGGAGTTCACACACAGAGTTAAATCAGTATCGATGGCTAAATTTACTTCTCAAGAAGTTAGTGCTCTTCAGGAAGGGGGAAATCAG CGTGcgaaagaaattttttttgaggAGTGGGATCCGCAGCATAATTCACTTCCCAAGAGCAG CAATGTTGAGAGGCTTCGGGACTTCATTAAGCATGTCTATGTGGATGGAAGGTATAGTGGTGGGAGAAGCAATGACAAGCCTCCACAAGGAAAGACG GGTGACAAGGAAGACTTTTTTGAGAATAGGAGGACAGATGGATATCAGGGAGGGTCCAGAAGTCCACAATATGAAGATACACACGAACGCCAGTACAGTGAAAGGTCCAGTCCGGGGGGAACAAGTGATGACAGAAATTCCAGATATGGTTATGATGAAAGGCAAAGTCCTGGATACAATCCAGAGAATCGAAAATATGCTGAATATGTAAGAAGTCCTGCTCGTCCTGAGATTGTGAATGACTGGCGTCGAGAAGACAGATTTAGTAATGGGAGGAAATTTGAAGATCGTAAAATATCTAATGGAGATCCAAAGTTGGAAGGGAGGTCACCTGAGCGACAAAAAGATTTAGAGTCATCCAGTCCCCCAGTAGTACGTCCCATAAgagaaattttgggtgagaatgTAATACCTCTTCGTATAAATGACCCTCCGAACACAAATGGCGGAAGAACCGGTGATGGCCCTCGGGCACAG caGAGAACTGCATCTTCTAGCAGCTTGGGGTCTACCAGCGGGAACCCAGCAGAAGTCAAGTTGGAAACGACTGGGAGCTTAATCGACTTTGATGCTGATCCTGAACCTCCAGTAGCTTCTGCAGTTCCTCAGACTCAACAGACAACCATGACTCAGTCCATTGTGCAGCCAGCTAGTTCTACCAATGAAAATAATTGGGCCTCTTTTGATTTTGCCCCTCAGACAAATGTTTCTCAAGCTCCTCCAAGTGTGAACACCCTGGAATCTGTTCTTTCTCAGTTGTCAGTTCCAACTTCTGTACCTGGTCACCTATCAGGACCATCTAGCGGTGTTGGTGATCAGGTAGGTGCTCCTGTGGGCAATGTGAATGTAGCACCTCTTGGTGGTAATTCCAATGTGGCCTTCACAGGGCAGATCAACGCATTACCCTTTGGTACTACTGCTCCTGCAACTGCACTAGCTAGCAATTTCTCAACTGTGCCTCCTACAGGTGCTTTTACAGCTACCCCTGGATTAACACCAACAATGCCTGTCAGCAGTGGTTCCCAGGATGATGTTAATAATGCTGGACAATGGCCTAATATGCAGCAGCAACAGACTTCTTTTTTCTCTGCAGCTGACAGTCTATCTACTACACATCAGTTTATGCCACTTGGTGCTGGAGCTACAGCCAATCAG CCATGGAATTTAGCTGTTTCCCAGCATACGCAGGGACCTTTGAGTGCACCTGCTGTTGCGCAAACACCTCAAGCTGCCTCAAAAGTTGTCCCGGATGTCACTTCCACTGTTGTATCACAGCCTCCTTCGGAAGCAAAAGCAACTGGAAGACAAGAATTACCCGCG GATCTATTTACTGCAACCTATCCTTCCTACCCTGCAGCTGCACAAGGATGGCAAACTGGCCCACCACGTGGGATGGGGTTCACAATGCAATATAATACTGCAGTG CCAATGACTGCTTTTCCACAGTCATCAAGGTCAGTAAACCCATTTGATCTTGGTGGCGAAGGACCTCCTGTTCAAACTCAAACA TTCCCTTCAATGGTATCCTTACAGGGTGCTCTACCAATTATGCCACGTCCTGGTCTAGTGCACACTTCTAACCTCAGTCCTCCATCGTCAGCATGGATGCCACCTCAGTCTTTACCCTATGCATCACGACCCCCTTACCCAGGAGCACAATTACCTAGCAACTTGCCACCTTCCAG CCATCAAAATGGGGGCATTGGCAATGAGGCATCTTTTGGTTTTGTAAATACCGATCAACAGATGGGTGGTAGATTCTCAGCAGCACCTACCCCACAGCCTTTCCGTTCTGTTGGTTGGGGCAACCCGTTCGGCTGA
- the LOC107907228 gene encoding probable ADP-ribosylation factor GTPase-activating protein AGD14 isoform X3 encodes MAGRVKEDEKNERIIRGLLKQPENRRCINCNSLGPQYVCTNFWTFICTTCSGIHREFTHRVKSVSMAKFTSQEVSALQEGGNQRAKEIFFEEWDPQHNSLPKSSNVERLRDFIKHVYVDGRYSGGRSNDKPPQGKTGDKEDFFENRRTDGYQGGSRSPQYEDTHERQYSERSSPGGTSDDRNSRYGYDERQSPGYNPENRKYAEYVRSPARPEIVNDWRREDRFSNGRKFEDRKISNGDPKLEGRSPERQKDLESSSPPVVRPIREILGENVIPLRINDPPNTNGGRTGDGPRAQQRTASSSSLGSTSGNPAEVKLETTGSLIDFDADPEPPVASAVPQTQQTTMTQSIVQPASSTNENNWASFDFAPQTNVSQAPPSVNTLESVLSQLSVPTSVPGHLSGPSSGVGDQVGAPVGNVNVAPLGGNSNVAFTGQINALPFGTTAPATALASNFSTVPPTGAFTATPGLTPTMPVSSGSQDDVNNAGQWPNMQQQQTSFFSAADSLSTTHQFMPLGAGATANQPWNLAVSQHTQGPLSAPAVAQTPQAASKVVPDVTSTVVSQPPSEAKATGRQELPADLFTATYPSYPAAAQGWQTGPPRGMGFTMQYNTAVVLLYLESN; translated from the exons ATGGCGGGTCGAGTGAAGGAAGACGAGAAAAATGAGCGAATTATTCGGGGTCTTCTCAAACAACCTGAGAATCGTAGATGTATTAATTGCAACAGTTTG GGGCCTCAATATGTCTGCACAAATTTCTGGACATTTATTTGCACCACCTGTAGTGGAATACA CCGGGAGTTCACACACAGAGTTAAATCAGTATCGATGGCTAAATTTACTTCTCAAGAAGTTAGTGCTCTTCAGGAAGGGGGAAATCAG CGTGcgaaagaaattttttttgaggAGTGGGATCCGCAGCATAATTCACTTCCCAAGAGCAG CAATGTTGAGAGGCTTCGGGACTTCATTAAGCATGTCTATGTGGATGGAAGGTATAGTGGTGGGAGAAGCAATGACAAGCCTCCACAAGGAAAGACG GGTGACAAGGAAGACTTTTTTGAGAATAGGAGGACAGATGGATATCAGGGAGGGTCCAGAAGTCCACAATATGAAGATACACACGAACGCCAGTACAGTGAAAGGTCCAGTCCGGGGGGAACAAGTGATGACAGAAATTCCAGATATGGTTATGATGAAAGGCAAAGTCCTGGATACAATCCAGAGAATCGAAAATATGCTGAATATGTAAGAAGTCCTGCTCGTCCTGAGATTGTGAATGACTGGCGTCGAGAAGACAGATTTAGTAATGGGAGGAAATTTGAAGATCGTAAAATATCTAATGGAGATCCAAAGTTGGAAGGGAGGTCACCTGAGCGACAAAAAGATTTAGAGTCATCCAGTCCCCCAGTAGTACGTCCCATAAgagaaattttgggtgagaatgTAATACCTCTTCGTATAAATGACCCTCCGAACACAAATGGCGGAAGAACCGGTGATGGCCCTCGGGCACAG caGAGAACTGCATCTTCTAGCAGCTTGGGGTCTACCAGCGGGAACCCAGCAGAAGTCAAGTTGGAAACGACTGGGAGCTTAATCGACTTTGATGCTGATCCTGAACCTCCAGTAGCTTCTGCAGTTCCTCAGACTCAACAGACAACCATGACTCAGTCCATTGTGCAGCCAGCTAGTTCTACCAATGAAAATAATTGGGCCTCTTTTGATTTTGCCCCTCAGACAAATGTTTCTCAAGCTCCTCCAAGTGTGAACACCCTGGAATCTGTTCTTTCTCAGTTGTCAGTTCCAACTTCTGTACCTGGTCACCTATCAGGACCATCTAGCGGTGTTGGTGATCAGGTAGGTGCTCCTGTGGGCAATGTGAATGTAGCACCTCTTGGTGGTAATTCCAATGTGGCCTTCACAGGGCAGATCAACGCATTACCCTTTGGTACTACTGCTCCTGCAACTGCACTAGCTAGCAATTTCTCAACTGTGCCTCCTACAGGTGCTTTTACAGCTACCCCTGGATTAACACCAACAATGCCTGTCAGCAGTGGTTCCCAGGATGATGTTAATAATGCTGGACAATGGCCTAATATGCAGCAGCAACAGACTTCTTTTTTCTCTGCAGCTGACAGTCTATCTACTACACATCAGTTTATGCCACTTGGTGCTGGAGCTACAGCCAATCAG CCATGGAATTTAGCTGTTTCCCAGCATACGCAGGGACCTTTGAGTGCACCTGCTGTTGCGCAAACACCTCAAGCTGCCTCAAAAGTTGTCCCGGATGTCACTTCCACTGTTGTATCACAGCCTCCTTCGGAAGCAAAAGCAACTGGAAGACAAGAATTACCCGCG GATCTATTTACTGCAACCTATCCTTCCTACCCTGCAGCTGCACAAGGATGGCAAACTGGCCCACCACGTGGGATGGGGTTCACAATGCAATATAATACTGCAGTGGTACTGTTATATCTCGAGAGCAATTAG
- the LOC107907228 gene encoding probable ADP-ribosylation factor GTPase-activating protein AGD14 isoform X2, with amino-acid sequence MAGRVKEDEKNERIIRGLLKQPENRRCINCNSLGPQYVCTNFWTFICTTCSGIHREFTHRVKSVSMAKFTSQEVSALQEGGNQRAKEIFFEEWDPQHNSLPKSSNVERLRDFIKHVYVDGRYSGGRSNDKPPQGKTGDKEDFFENRRTDGYQGGSRSPQYEDTHERQYSERSSPGGTSDDRNSRYGYDERQSPGYNPENRKYAEYVRSPARPEIVNDWRREDRFSNGRKFEDRKISNGDPKLEGRSPERQKDLESSSPPVVRPIREILGENVIPLRINDPPNTNGGRTGDGPRAQRTASSSSLGSTSGNPAEVKLETTGSLIDFDADPEPPVASAVPQTQQTTMTQSIVQPASSTNENNWASFDFAPQTNVSQAPPSVNTLESVLSQLSVPTSVPGHLSGPSSGVGDQVGAPVGNVNVAPLGGNSNVAFTGQINALPFGTTAPATALASNFSTVPPTGAFTATPGLTPTMPVSSGSQDDVNNAGQWPNMQQQQTSFFSAADSLSTTHQFMPLGAGATANQPWNLAVSQHTQGPLSAPAVAQTPQAASKVVPDVTSTVVSQPPSEAKATGRQELPADLFTATYPSYPAAAQGWQTGPPRGMGFTMQYNTAVPMTAFPQSSRSVNPFDLGGEGPPVQTQTFPSMVSLQGALPIMPRPGLVHTSNLSPPSSAWMPPQSLPYASRPPYPGAQLPSNLPPSSHQNGGIGNEASFGFVNTDQQMGGRFSAAPTPQPFRSVGWGNPFG; translated from the exons ATGGCGGGTCGAGTGAAGGAAGACGAGAAAAATGAGCGAATTATTCGGGGTCTTCTCAAACAACCTGAGAATCGTAGATGTATTAATTGCAACAGTTTG GGGCCTCAATATGTCTGCACAAATTTCTGGACATTTATTTGCACCACCTGTAGTGGAATACA CCGGGAGTTCACACACAGAGTTAAATCAGTATCGATGGCTAAATTTACTTCTCAAGAAGTTAGTGCTCTTCAGGAAGGGGGAAATCAG CGTGcgaaagaaattttttttgaggAGTGGGATCCGCAGCATAATTCACTTCCCAAGAGCAG CAATGTTGAGAGGCTTCGGGACTTCATTAAGCATGTCTATGTGGATGGAAGGTATAGTGGTGGGAGAAGCAATGACAAGCCTCCACAAGGAAAGACG GGTGACAAGGAAGACTTTTTTGAGAATAGGAGGACAGATGGATATCAGGGAGGGTCCAGAAGTCCACAATATGAAGATACACACGAACGCCAGTACAGTGAAAGGTCCAGTCCGGGGGGAACAAGTGATGACAGAAATTCCAGATATGGTTATGATGAAAGGCAAAGTCCTGGATACAATCCAGAGAATCGAAAATATGCTGAATATGTAAGAAGTCCTGCTCGTCCTGAGATTGTGAATGACTGGCGTCGAGAAGACAGATTTAGTAATGGGAGGAAATTTGAAGATCGTAAAATATCTAATGGAGATCCAAAGTTGGAAGGGAGGTCACCTGAGCGACAAAAAGATTTAGAGTCATCCAGTCCCCCAGTAGTACGTCCCATAAgagaaattttgggtgagaatgTAATACCTCTTCGTATAAATGACCCTCCGAACACAAATGGCGGAAGAACCGGTGATGGCCCTCGGGCACAG AGAACTGCATCTTCTAGCAGCTTGGGGTCTACCAGCGGGAACCCAGCAGAAGTCAAGTTGGAAACGACTGGGAGCTTAATCGACTTTGATGCTGATCCTGAACCTCCAGTAGCTTCTGCAGTTCCTCAGACTCAACAGACAACCATGACTCAGTCCATTGTGCAGCCAGCTAGTTCTACCAATGAAAATAATTGGGCCTCTTTTGATTTTGCCCCTCAGACAAATGTTTCTCAAGCTCCTCCAAGTGTGAACACCCTGGAATCTGTTCTTTCTCAGTTGTCAGTTCCAACTTCTGTACCTGGTCACCTATCAGGACCATCTAGCGGTGTTGGTGATCAGGTAGGTGCTCCTGTGGGCAATGTGAATGTAGCACCTCTTGGTGGTAATTCCAATGTGGCCTTCACAGGGCAGATCAACGCATTACCCTTTGGTACTACTGCTCCTGCAACTGCACTAGCTAGCAATTTCTCAACTGTGCCTCCTACAGGTGCTTTTACAGCTACCCCTGGATTAACACCAACAATGCCTGTCAGCAGTGGTTCCCAGGATGATGTTAATAATGCTGGACAATGGCCTAATATGCAGCAGCAACAGACTTCTTTTTTCTCTGCAGCTGACAGTCTATCTACTACACATCAGTTTATGCCACTTGGTGCTGGAGCTACAGCCAATCAG CCATGGAATTTAGCTGTTTCCCAGCATACGCAGGGACCTTTGAGTGCACCTGCTGTTGCGCAAACACCTCAAGCTGCCTCAAAAGTTGTCCCGGATGTCACTTCCACTGTTGTATCACAGCCTCCTTCGGAAGCAAAAGCAACTGGAAGACAAGAATTACCCGCG GATCTATTTACTGCAACCTATCCTTCCTACCCTGCAGCTGCACAAGGATGGCAAACTGGCCCACCACGTGGGATGGGGTTCACAATGCAATATAATACTGCAGTG CCAATGACTGCTTTTCCACAGTCATCAAGGTCAGTAAACCCATTTGATCTTGGTGGCGAAGGACCTCCTGTTCAAACTCAAACA TTCCCTTCAATGGTATCCTTACAGGGTGCTCTACCAATTATGCCACGTCCTGGTCTAGTGCACACTTCTAACCTCAGTCCTCCATCGTCAGCATGGATGCCACCTCAGTCTTTACCCTATGCATCACGACCCCCTTACCCAGGAGCACAATTACCTAGCAACTTGCCACCTTCCAG CCATCAAAATGGGGGCATTGGCAATGAGGCATCTTTTGGTTTTGTAAATACCGATCAACAGATGGGTGGTAGATTCTCAGCAGCACCTACCCCACAGCCTTTCCGTTCTGTTGGTTGGGGCAACCCGTTCGGCTGA
- the LOC107907227 gene encoding probable serine incorporator isoform X1, with the protein MESGLGSNCNERHWIFKDDSWFSQFRNGSNPWMARYAYALIFLVSNLLAWAVRDYGHNAFPEMEKLKNCQGGRGCLGAEGVLRVSLGCFAFYFVMFLSTAGNSRMYNCRDSWHSGWWSAKIGLWIALTVTSFLVPTFIVQIYGEIAHFGAGVFLLVQLVSVISFITWLNDCCQSEKTAERCHIHVMLLATAAYIICIFGIIMMYIWYAPEPSCLLNIFFITWTLVLLQLMTSVSLHPKINSGFLTPGLMGLYVVFICWCAIRSEPAGESCNRKAEASNKTDWLTIISFVVALLAMVIATFSTGIDSQCFQLQFSKKEARAEDAVPYGYGFFHFVFATGAMYFAMLLIGWNTHHTIKRWTIDVGWTSTWVRIVNEWLAVCVYLWMLVAPVILKWRQTSESA; encoded by the exons atggaGAGTGGTTTAGGAAGTAACTGCAACGAGAGGCATTGGATTTTCAAGGACGATTCCTGGTTTAGCCAGTTCAGGAATGGTTCCAATCCTTGGATGGCTAGATATGCCTATGCATTGATCTTCCTGGTTTCGAATTTGCTGGCCTGGGCTGTTCGAGATTATGGCCACAATGCCTTCCCTGAAATGGAAA AGCTGAAGAATTGCCAAGGTGGCCGTGGCTGTTTGGGCGCCGAAGGAGTCCTACGTGTGAGCTTGGGATGTTTT GCTTTCTATTTTGTAATGTTTCTTTCAACTGCTGGCAACTCAAGGATGTACAATTGCAGAGATTCATGGCATTCCGGATGGTGGTCTGCAAAGATTGGCCTCTGGATTGCCTTGACAGTTACCTCCTTTTTGGTTCCTACTTTCATCGTACAAATATATG GGGAGATTGCGCATTTTGGTGCCGG GGTCTTTCTCCTAGTTCAGCTCGTAAGCGTAATCAGTTTCATTACATGGCTGAATGATTGTTGTCAATCTGAGAAAACTGCAGAAAGATG CCACATCCATGTGATGTTACTTGCTACTGCTGcatatattatatgcatatttggGATTATCATGATGTACATTTGGTATGCACCAGAACCGTCCTGCCTCCTTAACATTTTCTTCATCACATGGACGCTGGTACTTCTGCAACTAATGACCAGTGTTTCCCTCCACCCAAAA ATCAATTCTGGCTTCTTAACTCCAGGGCTCATGGGGCTTTATGTGGTATTTATCTGTTGGTGTGCCATTCGAAG TGAACCAGCAGGGGAAAGTTGCAACCGAAAGGCAGAGGCTTCAAACAAGACAGATTGGCTCACCATCATA AGCTTTGTCGTTGCCTTACTGGCTATGGTTATTGCTACGTTTTCTACCGGTATTGATTCTCAATGTTTTCAG CTGCAGTTCAGTAAAAAGGAAGCCCGTGCTGAAGATGCAGTACCATATGGTTACGGTTTCTTCCATTTCGTTTTTGCCACTGGAGCTATGTACTTCGCAATGCTATTGATCGGCTGGAATACTCATCATACTATTAAAAG ATGGACAATTGATGTTGGTTGGACCAGTACTTGGGTGAGGATAGTGAACGAATGGCTAGCCGTCTGTGTTTACT TGTGGATGCTGGTAGCTCCTGTTATATTGAAGTGGAGACAAACAAGTGAAAGTGCCTGA
- the LOC107907227 gene encoding probable serine incorporator isoform X2, protein MESGLGSNCNERHWIFKDDSWFSQFRNGSNPWMARYAYALIFLVSNLLAWAVRDYGHNAFPEMEKLKNCQGGRGCLGAEGVLRVSLGCFAFYFVMFLSTAGNSRMYNCRDSWHSGWWSAKIGLWIALTVTSFLVPTFIVQIYGEIAHFGAGVFLLVQLVSVISFITWLNDCCQSEKTAERCHIHVMLLATAAYIICIFGIIMMYIWYAPEPSCLLNIFFITWTLVLLQLMTSVSLHPKINSGFLTPGLMGLYVVFICWCAIRSEPAGESCNRKAEASNKTDWLTIISFVVALLAMVIATFSTGIDSQCFQFSKKEARAEDAVPYGYGFFHFVFATGAMYFAMLLIGWNTHHTIKRWTIDVGWTSTWVRIVNEWLAVCVYLWMLVAPVILKWRQTSESA, encoded by the exons atggaGAGTGGTTTAGGAAGTAACTGCAACGAGAGGCATTGGATTTTCAAGGACGATTCCTGGTTTAGCCAGTTCAGGAATGGTTCCAATCCTTGGATGGCTAGATATGCCTATGCATTGATCTTCCTGGTTTCGAATTTGCTGGCCTGGGCTGTTCGAGATTATGGCCACAATGCCTTCCCTGAAATGGAAA AGCTGAAGAATTGCCAAGGTGGCCGTGGCTGTTTGGGCGCCGAAGGAGTCCTACGTGTGAGCTTGGGATGTTTT GCTTTCTATTTTGTAATGTTTCTTTCAACTGCTGGCAACTCAAGGATGTACAATTGCAGAGATTCATGGCATTCCGGATGGTGGTCTGCAAAGATTGGCCTCTGGATTGCCTTGACAGTTACCTCCTTTTTGGTTCCTACTTTCATCGTACAAATATATG GGGAGATTGCGCATTTTGGTGCCGG GGTCTTTCTCCTAGTTCAGCTCGTAAGCGTAATCAGTTTCATTACATGGCTGAATGATTGTTGTCAATCTGAGAAAACTGCAGAAAGATG CCACATCCATGTGATGTTACTTGCTACTGCTGcatatattatatgcatatttggGATTATCATGATGTACATTTGGTATGCACCAGAACCGTCCTGCCTCCTTAACATTTTCTTCATCACATGGACGCTGGTACTTCTGCAACTAATGACCAGTGTTTCCCTCCACCCAAAA ATCAATTCTGGCTTCTTAACTCCAGGGCTCATGGGGCTTTATGTGGTATTTATCTGTTGGTGTGCCATTCGAAG TGAACCAGCAGGGGAAAGTTGCAACCGAAAGGCAGAGGCTTCAAACAAGACAGATTGGCTCACCATCATA AGCTTTGTCGTTGCCTTACTGGCTATGGTTATTGCTACGTTTTCTACCGGTATTGATTCTCAATGTTTTCAG TTCAGTAAAAAGGAAGCCCGTGCTGAAGATGCAGTACCATATGGTTACGGTTTCTTCCATTTCGTTTTTGCCACTGGAGCTATGTACTTCGCAATGCTATTGATCGGCTGGAATACTCATCATACTATTAAAAG ATGGACAATTGATGTTGGTTGGACCAGTACTTGGGTGAGGATAGTGAACGAATGGCTAGCCGTCTGTGTTTACT TGTGGATGCTGGTAGCTCCTGTTATATTGAAGTGGAGACAAACAAGTGAAAGTGCCTGA
- the LOC107907227 gene encoding serine incorporator 3 isoform X3, whose protein sequence is MESGLGSNCNERHWIFKDDSWFSQFRNGSNPWMARYAYALIFLVSNLLAWAVRDYGHNAFPEMEKLKNCQGGRGCLGAEGVLRVSLGCFAFYFVMFLSTAGNSRMYNCRDSWHSGWWSAKIGLWIALTVTSFLVPTFIVQIYGEIAHFGAGVFLLVQLVSVISFITWLNDCCQSEKTAERCHIHVMLLATAAYIICIFGIIMMYIWYAPEPSCLLNIFFITWTLVLLQLMTSVSLHPKINSGFLTPGLMGLYVVFICWCAIRSEPAGESCNRKAEASNKTDWLTIISFVVALLAMVIATFSTGIDSQCFQ, encoded by the exons atggaGAGTGGTTTAGGAAGTAACTGCAACGAGAGGCATTGGATTTTCAAGGACGATTCCTGGTTTAGCCAGTTCAGGAATGGTTCCAATCCTTGGATGGCTAGATATGCCTATGCATTGATCTTCCTGGTTTCGAATTTGCTGGCCTGGGCTGTTCGAGATTATGGCCACAATGCCTTCCCTGAAATGGAAA AGCTGAAGAATTGCCAAGGTGGCCGTGGCTGTTTGGGCGCCGAAGGAGTCCTACGTGTGAGCTTGGGATGTTTT GCTTTCTATTTTGTAATGTTTCTTTCAACTGCTGGCAACTCAAGGATGTACAATTGCAGAGATTCATGGCATTCCGGATGGTGGTCTGCAAAGATTGGCCTCTGGATTGCCTTGACAGTTACCTCCTTTTTGGTTCCTACTTTCATCGTACAAATATATG GGGAGATTGCGCATTTTGGTGCCGG GGTCTTTCTCCTAGTTCAGCTCGTAAGCGTAATCAGTTTCATTACATGGCTGAATGATTGTTGTCAATCTGAGAAAACTGCAGAAAGATG CCACATCCATGTGATGTTACTTGCTACTGCTGcatatattatatgcatatttggGATTATCATGATGTACATTTGGTATGCACCAGAACCGTCCTGCCTCCTTAACATTTTCTTCATCACATGGACGCTGGTACTTCTGCAACTAATGACCAGTGTTTCCCTCCACCCAAAA ATCAATTCTGGCTTCTTAACTCCAGGGCTCATGGGGCTTTATGTGGTATTTATCTGTTGGTGTGCCATTCGAAG TGAACCAGCAGGGGAAAGTTGCAACCGAAAGGCAGAGGCTTCAAACAAGACAGATTGGCTCACCATCATA AGCTTTGTCGTTGCCTTACTGGCTATGGTTATTGCTACGTTTTCTACCGGTATTGATTCTCAATGTTTTCAG TAA